Genomic DNA from Vanrija pseudolonga chromosome 3, complete sequence:
cgatCCCCGACTcggtgccggccggcggcatccTCATGATCGACCCGCCCAACACGGCCTCGCAGAGCTTCTACAAGATCCACCCTAGCGAGTATATCACGTTCAGGTGGAACCTGACGAGTTTGGTGTAAGTTGTCTCGGGCGCTGGCCGGCGCAGCCCCAAtgcccagcccgcccagTTGCTCACACGCCCAGCGTCACCCCCACATCCCTCACCGTCatcgcgtcgtgcgcggccAACGGCAACACGTACCCCGTCGGCCCGACCGACGGCACGCAAAACACGATCAAGGGCGACAGCACGCAGGTGGTGTGGAACCCGTACCAGTGGGCGCAGGTGCCCGGCCAGCCGGCGTTCGCGGTCGCGACGTACCAGCTCGAGATCTACGACGAGGGCGgacccggcgcgcgcgcgagacCGGGTCGCTTTAGCCCGTACACGGGGACCAAGTTTGGCATGTACCTGCCGCAGTCGCCGGTGCCGCTTGACCGTGAGTAGAGCGAGCCTTCGAGCCCGCGAAGCGGGCGAGTTtgcgagggagagggagccGGGCTAGCGGGGCAGAGCGTTGGGCCGATGACTCCACGCCACGCACCGCACCCCCTCCACCCGCTCATCGCATTACACACCCACTGACGCCCCCAGAATGGACCTGTACGACCTGCTCTGGCGCCATCAgggcgctcggcgagcccgccggCCTGTCCATCTTCATGTcgctcctcatcgtcctcatcacGACGTTTGGCATGCTGAGGCGCtaagctgctgctgctccccaACTACATCCCCACCCAGGAGGTGACGGACTCTGCATTGACGACAccaacaaccacaacaacaaccctTATGCCCTCATCTGTATATACGTAATGCCTCTGGCGATGGACACTTCCGAGCACCGCGCCcgcgagcgaagcgagcggGGTGAGGGGTGAGGGGCGCGGAAGGAGAGGGAGCAGAGGAGACGATGGCGGTGTGCTGACCAGTCGCTCACAGCCCCTCCGCCGTCGTTGCTCACGACTCTGACTGCCTGATCTGCCACCACGACCATCTCACCGACCCCTCACcaaccccccaccacccctaACCGCCTAATGTATCTGTGCATGCTATGACTGACTGACTATACGATGTCGCGATGTCCATGTGTCCACGTGCAGAGTCTCTCGCGCCTGTGCTGTGctctcgccccgcgcccggGCTCTTCTTTCTGTCTGTCTACCGCCTCCGGCCTACTACTGGCGGATATCGGGGAAACTAGGCACGCGGGCATACTGCACGACGTTATGTgcggtcgtcgcgggggtgtcgacgacctctGGCGAGTCGtgcgccgacaccgaggcgagcgagttgggcggcacggcgccaagcacgccgcgcagcgccgcggcgcccatGAACTCGGCCCTCAGCTCGGCGATGACGCCCCGCTCGGTGGCAGCATCGAGcgtgccctcgagcgcgcggacgagggcgacgagcgggcccCACGCGCTGTCCAGTGCCGGGCTGgcagcgaggaagaggaggcgCTGCGCGGGGGTGTACTCTGGCGCAGGGGGGACCGCGGCGGGGTGCACGTTGCCAGCGTTGACGACGgggagcgcgtcgggcgccgccgtggcgctACGGCCCGGGCCGAGCAGGCTCCCGTCCCGCCCGACCAGGaggccgctggcgctcgcAGCGTGCgggcctgcgcggcgacaGGCCACGACGCTCGCGTACGCCTCGAGGCTGGACGCGAGGTGGTGCAGCGCCGTGCTGAGGTCGGGGTCGGAGAGGACGGGCAGCGAAAGGAGCGTCGCGAAGCCCGCCGAcgtgtcgacggcggcgtcagcctcggcgtgcgcaaGCGCAGTGAGCGGCAGCGTGGCGgtgcgcacgcgcggcgtcgtcgtcgtctcgccttcggcgtcgtcgtcgctgacctctgtcgccgtcgcgagcggcgagccaTAGCTCACGGCCCGCGGGCTGACGACCCGCGACccggcgctgtcggcgtcggtaTAGTCGCTCGCttggctcggcgccggcgcgggcgggggcggcggcgtggggatCTCGCGGGCTGCCGTTGGGCGGGTGGAGAAGGGCCAGTCGGTGCTCACCAGGcgcgggacgacgacgcctggTTTTGGCCCGGACGCGCGCCGGGTtggcggggctggggcgggcggggggccGTCGGTGAAGATGTTGAGGTactgcgagcgagcgagcgcgcgttagcgcgcgaggtcgcgagTGAGGGGCCAAGCCGGCCTCACCGCTGCGCGGTTCGGCGGCGCACTTACGTTCGAGTTCAGCGCGGCCCGCGTCGCTGGGGTGGGAGCGTAGGGCATGGCGATAGGCTGGGGACGGtgtcgacaaggaggagcttgagtcgcgcgccggcgttaCTGGAGAGCCTGTTGAGCAGGGGCAGGCGTGCGATACCGCTGTCGACGTTGAAGGCAATGTCTTTGAACGAGCGGTGGAGCCACAGGTTGCGGTCGTGGGACGGGACGTGGAGAAGGGGAGCGAAGATTAGTAGTGGCAGGAGGAGGTGTTGGGGCTGGGGCATGGGTtggtggggcgggcgggcggatGGCGGAGGGCGCACGGGGCTGTGCGCTGCGAGGGGGAACGAGTGTGTGTGGGCTGGTGAGAGCGAGCGATGGTGTGTGTGAGAGGAGAGCgagacgtcgacgagctcgacgccgcgctggtcgtcgctgcccgtcgcgccgagctggcccgCGCTGACTACGGCCGCCGTCTtcgacacgccgccgtggACATGGCGTGGAGGCGGGTCCGtgcgcgctgacgcccgcgccgagcgcacggccCCGCTCGGTGTTTCGCCTCGGCAATGTCTGGTGCTGCATAGGTGACGGAGACGACTAGATTCTATGTGTGCGGGCGCGAAGTGGGGTGTGTACGGACAGACAGTGTGGCACAGCACTGTGCCATGCCGCCACACAACTATTACCACGTAAGCACGGCAAAAGCGTACCGCTCCCTCGCGGCCGCAAACACGGCGATATAGCGCCGCACGCTCTGCTGCACGAACGACAgctggcgcgacgccgtgtccCGTGTATagccggcagcgaggcgcgcgtcgacgtaGGTGGTGAGGACTGCGAGGGCGTATCTGggggagcgagcgcgtcagcgcgagctcgcgcggggAAGGGGACGGCATGGCACAACTGCCGGTGCCACACCACGCCACACTCACTGCTCATTGTCACTTGCGAGGTCGGTGACTAGCGCATCGACTGTATCGTACGCCGTGACGAATGAACCGACCTGTGTCGTCAGCCAGTTAtcacgaccaccaccgcggctcggcgctgcgcgcctcgcctcgccgcgcctgcTCACCTCATCGCGATACCGCGAAACGAGCGCACTGGTCGCCTGCGACGCGCCCCACGCATGGATGCGCTTCTCATCCCgcaccgccagccgcgacCCCAGCGTGGTCGCAatgtcgccgaggctggcCCATGTACCGGCGAGTGCTGGGCTAGCGAAGAGGAACAAGAGCCGCTGGGCCGGCGTGAGGCCGGGCAAGGCTTCGACAGGCGCCGTGGCGGACACGtacgcctcgagcgcggaCGCGAGGTGGGCGCTGAACTGCCCAAGGGCGGGGTTGGACgtcagcgccagcaggggggcgaggccggccgcgtcggcctcggcggtgcccgcgacgacggccagggGGTTCTTCGGGGGGACGGTGAGGTCGAATGACTCGAACGtgggggacgagggcgaaGGCGAGTCGAGGATGATGGATTccggcgctgctggagccgcgggggcagcagcgggggcggcggcgccagacgCAAAGTGCCAGTTTGGACtcgggcgcgccgtcgtcgacacgacgGGGCGGAGCATGACTGCGAGGGGGttctgggggtgtgagcggggcgCGGCTGGCTGCGCCGGAGGGGGCGAGGGACAGGGATACCTTTGTTGACGACATGGTGGGCTTGCGGGGCGGAGACAGCAGGTAGATGGCGACAAGCGACACAGCGATGACGACCTGTGGActcgcggcgaggaggagtagCGCTGGAAGGGCTGCCCGCTCGATGATATACCGACGCTCCGAGTCACGCATCATTCCGAGTGACAGTGATTGGCAGCAGtaggagcagcagcagctgctgcttggACCACGGAGTGGCGTCCCCCTCGAGTGTCACTTTGTGGCGCGGTGGTGCGAGCCGGGTGACGGGCGAcggaggggggaggggggaggtgcGTGCTGTGCCCATCGCATCGCACGCACGCTTCGTGCGCAAGGAAGCCAGGTGCAGCACCGTAACCGGTGTGTTGGGGAGAACACGACACCTTGGTTCGGAGACGCTTCGTTCGCACAGAGAGATGGGGCGACACGACACTTCGGACACGTTCGGCGCCACTCTGCTCGGGCCGggcgcacgccgccactGGCTGACGCCGTTCACGTCAACCACAGCAACAGTTTCAACAGCGCTCAGTCCGCTCCACCGCacgcttgctcgctcgccggctACGCCGGCTTGCtgtgcgctgcgcgctgctgctcgtaCACGTGCCTACTAGATACATCAGAACAAAACTAGATTTTACGATTTTAAAGCAAACAAAACACTCTACACAATGGCCTCTTCTGGGACCTCGTGGACGCCGTTCAGGCCGAGCCCGTTGGCGCCCTTGGACACTTTTGGCAGCGCAGACTTGGTGACCACCGGCGAGACCGAGTTGCGGCGCACGTTGgggtgctcgccgtcggggtGCGAGTGCATGTACGTCACGAGGTCGACCATGCGGTTCGAGAAGCCAAACTCGTTGTCGTACCACGCGATGATCTTGGCGGTgaactcgtcgaggatgacgcatgcgtcctcgtcgatgatGGAGGACAGGGAGGAAGTGAGGTAGTCGGTGGACacgagcttctcgtcggAAACAGAAAGCAcaccgcgcacgccgccgcgcgagacgggcgtgtcggccgcgtcgcggaACGCCTGGATCAGCTCCTTCTTGCTGTTGAACGGGTGCGTCGTCTTGACGGtcaggtcgacgagcgagacgTTGGTCACGGGCACGCGCACGCTGATGCCCTGGAACTTGCCTGCCAGCTGGGGGAGGACGCGGACgacggcctgcgcggcgccCGTGGACGCGGGGATGATGTTGCCCATTGCTGAGCGGCCGGAACGCAGGTCCTTGGTCGAGAAGCCGTCGAGCACCTTCtgcgaggccgtcgacgcgtggatcgtcgtcatcatgcCGCTCTCGATGCCGAACGCGTTGTCGAGCACGGAAGCAAGCGGCGCGAGACAGTTGGTCGTGCAGGACGCGTTCGAGACCACGTCCTCGCCCGCATAGTCGCGGTGGTTGACGCCGTACACGAGGTTGTGCGCGTCCTtggacggcgccgagatgaTGACCTTCTTGGCGTTCGCCTCGGTGATGTGCAcgctggccgaggcgacAAGCGTCATCTTGCCCGTCGACTCCATGACGTACTctgcgcccgccgaggaCCAGTCCAGGTTCTTCGGGTCGCGCTGCGAGAACAGGTGGATCAGGCGCCCGCGGTACAGCAGCGCCTGCGGGTTCGGGTTCTTGTCCGTCTTGGGCAGCATGTTGGGGtggtcggccggcgcgatgGTGACCTCTGCCTGGTTCGGCAGCGGGCCGTGCGTCGAGTCGTGCCGGATCGCGGTgagcaggtgctcgagggTGGACGCAGTGTGGTTGATCGCCACGAGGCGGATGTCGTCGCGGAACAGGCAGATGCGGAAGAGGGCACGGCCTGGGGAAGCAAGCGTCAGTACTGCCAGGCTGGGGGAGAGGggtgtggcagtggcggtGGGTGATGAagtgagggcgagggtgatGGCGAGCTCCAGGCAGAGTCCATCGccgccactcgccaccaccatgccACCATCGCACACCGCCCACCACGCCTCGACTCACCAATGCGGCCAAAGCCGTTGATACCGATGGTAGGAACAGAGGGGGTAGCGACACCGAGAGTCACTGCGGGGTCAGTCAGCTTGTGTGTCACCGCGCACCGGCTCGGCCCAGGCAGGCACGATCTATCGATCGATCGCCACTGCTTCTGCCAACTTCCCACTCACTGTTGTTGTCTTCTTGGTTGGGGTTACGGaccctccccccgccccagcctcCATCTTATATACACCTACACCAGCACCAACATGCGTACGTTCCCACTTCCACTGTTGTCTgcgcggacggcgccggccgtcCGGCCAGCccgcgaccgcctcgacgcgacgagaCTGGAATGCGGGGTAGTCATGTCTCGTTCGGCTCTAGGTGGCCATCGAGTGCCAGTCAACGGGCGTTagagcgccgccgctgtcggccGGGTAGCGCCGCCCATTCCCGGCCGGCCACGTGGGCGCACGTGGCCCCCCGAGTCGGCATAAGCTGGCATAAGGTGGGATAGGGGGTGCGGGGTAGCCGGGGTAACGAGCGTGCGGGGACGAGCACCCACATGTCCGACACGAcctgcggggtgggtgggtgcaaCGTttgtggcctcggcgcgcacacGGGGAGGATTCCGAGCAAATcccgaggtgggtgggccgTGCGGAGCGTGTGTttcggcgcgtcggcggagCGTTGGCGGGGAaggcgcggcgtgcgggggcggcgaaGGGCGGGCTAGGTtagcgagccagcgagcgagctagCGAGCGCACGCGCTGGCTAGAGGTGCTCGTAGGTGCGAGATGGGTGCGAAGGGCGATCAGCCTgtgcgccgagcagcgcagaGCCGAGCAGAGCACATGGTGACGACGCGGGGTGAAAAACTTTTAGCGGTCAATGTGTCAGTGGTCGCGCGCGGTGC
This window encodes:
- the GAPC gene encoding Glyceraldehyde-3-phosphate dehydrogenase, cytosolic yields the protein MTTPHSSLVASRRSRAGRTAGAVRADNSGMTLGVATPSVPTIGINGFGRIGRALFRICLFRDDIRLVAINHTASTLEHLLTAIRHDSTHGPLPNQAEVTIAPADHPNMLPKTDKNPNPQALLYRGRLIHLFSQRDPKNLDWSSAGAEYVMESTGKMTLVASASVHITEANAKKVIISAPSKDAHNLVYGVNHRDYAGEDVVSNASCTTNCLAPLASVLDNAFGIESGMMTTIHASTASQKVLDGFSTKDLRSGRSAMGNIIPASTGAAQAVVRVLPQLAGKFQGISVRVPVTNVSLVDLTVKTTHPFNSKKELIQAFRDAADTPVSRGGVRGVLSVSDEKLVSTDYLTSSLSSIIDEDACVILDEFTAKIIAWYDNEFGFSNRMVDLVTYMHSHPDGEHPNVRRNSVSPVVTKSALPKVSKGANGLGLNGVHEVPEEAIV